The region CTCCTTGCCTGCGCCACCCATTATGTCAGTCATCATGACCTCATCCATGCAGCGCTTGCCCGTCTGGGCGCACATGTTGAGCGCAGCGTGGAACAGCTTCGGTTCAACGCCGGCAAAGTACATCGGCGGCACTTTTTCGCTCGGCTGCTCCAGCTTTACATAAGTGGCGCGATCCAGCTTGGCGCCGCTTGCCTTGACCTTGGCGACCCAATTTTCAAAGCCCGCCTGGTCCATTGCCTTGAACCTGAAGCGCATGTTGGAAAAGCCTGCGCCCGAATAGTTCGCGGAGAAGCCTTCGAAATTACCCGGTTTGTTGGCGACGGCGTGCAGCACCGTCTGCATGCCGGGCATTGCATAGATCTGCCCTGCGAGTGCGGGGACGAAGAAGCTGTTCATCAGGGTGGATGAGGTGATCTTGAATTCGATCGGCTGGTCGATCGGGGCGGCCAGTTCGTTGACGGTCGCGATCCCCAGTTCCGGGTAGATGAACAGCCATTTCCAGTCGAGGGCGACGACTTCGACCTGCAGCCGCTTTGCCGATGGTTCGACCTTGCGGTCGGCATCCAGGCGCTCGATCGGGCGGTAGGGATCGAGCAGGTGCGTGCTGGTCCAGGTGATTGCACCCAGCGCGATGATGATCAGCAGCGGGGCCGACCAGATCAGCAGTTCAAGGCTGGTCGAGTGATCCCAATCGGGATCATAGTCCTTCGCCTGCGCCTTTTCCCGGTAGCGCCATGCGAACCATATCGTCATGGCCATCACCGGCAGGATGATGAGCAGCATCAGCAGCGTGGAAATCACGATCAGGTCGCGTTGCTGCATTGCGACATCGCCGGAGGGCGACATGACCACCCAGTCGCACGCCCCCAGCGGAAGCAGCAAAAAGGGCGCGAATCGGCGCAAAAATGCAGCTGGTACGGGAGCGAGGCGTGCGGTCATGAAGCCCGCATAGGAGGGGTGCTTCGGGATCGACATTGGACGTTTTGTCCTATCCCCTCGCGGGTGCGAAATAGGGCAATGGCCTGTCGATCACCGGGATGATTCGCTATGCTGCGACGAATGTTGGCATGGATCGTTCCCGCAGCATGAAGGCTTGCTATCCCCGATGAACGCCGCGACCACCACTCCATCGTCCACATCACTGGAGCGCGACGCGCGTCTCGTAACCGCGCGGGATCACAAGGTTGCCCCCGGAGAGATCGCAATTGGCGTCATCATCGGGCGAACATCGGAATTTTTCGATTTTTTCGTTTACGCGATCGCGTCCTGCATCGTCTTTCCGGCGCATGTCTTTCCCAATCTCTCCCCGCTGGCTGGCACGCTCTGGTCCTTCGCTATCTTTGCGCTGGCCTTCATCACGCGGCCGATTGGTTCTTTCATCTTCATGGCGGTGGATCGTGCCCATGGGAGGGGGGTGAAATTGACTATCGCGCTGTTTCTGCTGGGTGGATCAACCGCCTTTATCGCCTTCCTGCCTGGATATGAGACCATCGGCATCTGGTCTGCCGTTCTGTTGGCCGTGTTTCGGGCGGGGCAGGGGATCGCGCTGGGTGGGACCTGGGACGGCCTCGCGTCACTGTTGTCGCTCAATGCGCCGCAGAACAAGCGCGGCTGGTATGCGATGATGCCGCAGCTTGGGGCGCCAATGGCGTTGGTGGTGGCGAGCGGCCTGTTCGCTTTCTTCCTGTCAGTGCTCTCTCGGGCGGATTTCCTTGATTGGGGGTGGCGCTATCCCTTCTTCGTGGCGTTCGCGATCAACGTCGTGGCGCTGTTCGCACGGTTGCGGATTGTGGTGACGCATGAGTTCGAACGGTTGTTTGAAGCTCGTGAGTTGCAGCCTTCGCCCGTGCTGGAAACGGTGCGGAGCGAAGGGCGTAACATCGTCATCGGTGCATTCGCCCCGTTGGCCAGCTTCGCGCTGTTTCACATGGTGTCCGTGTTTCCGCTGTCGTGGATCGCGCTTTACACGAAGCAGCCGCTGGAGCGGTTCCTGGTGATCGAGGCGATTGGGGCCAGCGTTGGCATTCTGGCGATCGTGGTTTCGGGGTTCGTTGCAGACATGGTCGGGCGGCGCAAGCTGCTGGCCTGGTCGGCGCTTGGCATCGGTATATTCAGCATCGCGGCGCCTCTGCTTCTGAATGGTGGCGAATTGGCCGAGATTGCGTTCATGATTCTTGGCTTCATGCTTCTGGGGCTAAGCTTTGGGCAGTCGTCGGGCGTGGTGGCGTCCAACTTCTCGACCGCGACCCGCTATACGGGGTCGGCCTTGACGTCCGATCTGGCCTGGCTGGTGGGTGCGGGCTTCGCACCGTTAGTGGCGCTGGCGCTGTCAGTGACCTTTGGTCTGGCGGCGTCCGGCGTATATTTGCTTTCGGGTGCGATCGTCACCGGCCTTGCGCTGTTCATCAACAAGGAACTGGCGGGCAAGGATCGCTAAATCGCCTGCCGCATCCGTGCGAGCGCCTTTCGATCGAACAAGCCAGTGGGGCCGGGACGAGGGGCAAAGCGAGGAAGCCATGAGGGATAGAGGACGCGAAGTTCATGGGGCAGACCGCCCGGCCCGTCCCGCCCCATGATGTCAGACACGATCCGGTTCTGGAAGAAGCGAACCGAATAGTTGATCATGCGGCAATATTGCATCTTCCACGTCAGCGGGCTGGCGAGCCGGACCGGCTCACAGAAGAAACCCGCATCCTCGCAGGTGGCAATGCGTTTGCGCTCCCATGCAGCATCAGTCGACAGATCGGTATGTGCCCAGGCCGCGACAAGCCCATCATCGCCGATCAGGTCTTCGGGAAGCCGCAATCCGCGCGCCCGAACACGGTTCACGAAGTCGCCTGACAGCGCATATAGATCGCCAAACAGGCCGCCTTCCTCGCGCAGCATGTCGCGGTATCGGGATGCCAGGCGACCATTGAGAGGCATGGCTGAAGCTGCATTTACGCCTTTTCTCTCAAGGGTCCGTACCAGGCTGTCGATCGAACCCGGCGCGATTTCCGCGTCGCCATCAAGGAAGATGACAGCCTGATCGTTCCCGATCAGCAGATCGTGGACGAAGTGGTTCCAGGTCCGCGATTTGCCGCCTGCAGCGATGTCGTGGACCAGCACATTGGATCTTCCATCCGCAGCGCTGCGCGCTTGGGCGGCGGTAGCGTCAGTCGATCCGTTCACCAGCACATGATAGATTGTGTCTGGGCGATCCAGGGGCAGCGAGGAAAGGCAGACGCCAATTCGCCGCTCTTCCTGATATGCGAAGATGCCGACGGCAGTCCCCATGGCTTTAACGGAAATCCCAGCCCTGCTGCCCATGATCGATCTGATCAAGGCCGCTTGCAGCCTGCTGTGCACTGATACGCATCGGGAGCATGACGGAGAGCAGAAGTGCTGCGATAGCTGTCCCTGCCATCGACCACAGCGCGACGATAGCAACGCCCGAAAGCTGGCTCAGCATGGCAGCGGAAATGCTGATGTCCCCTTCATACCCTACGCCGCCAAGAAGCGGCTGGACGAACAGCGGCAGCAGAAGCGTACCGATCAGGCCACCGACGCCGTGAAGCAGGAAGACGTCCGCCGGGTCATCGATGCGGTTTGCAAGCATGGCCTTACCCGCCCGGCACAGAAGGGCGGAGATCGCGCCGATCAGCATTGCGCCACCTGTGCCAATGAGCGGGGCCGAAGCAGATATGGCGACAAGGCCCGCAAGAGCGCCGGCAAATGCACCTCTGGGGCTCACGCGCCCCGTGGCGACGCGATCGATGAGCATCCAGGTTAGTGCCCCGGTGCAGGCGGCAAAATGCATGTTGAGGATGGCGGTGGCGGCGGAGTCGGTCGCGCCCAGCGCCCATCCACCAACCACGCCCGCCCAGCCGATCCAGACCAGCGCGCCACCCGCAAGGCTGAGCAGCGGTGCATGACTGACGGTGCCCGGCGTCCGGCGCCTGCCGAGGATCACCGATAAGGCAAGCGCGGAAAACCCCGCGCTTGTGTGAACGACGAGGCTGCCCGCGAAGTCCATGACGCCGAGGTCTGCGAGCCAACCCCCACCCCAGACGGCATGTACCACCGGGGCGTAGACGATGAGCAGCCATAGCGGCGCAAGCCCTGCAATCCATCCGAACCTCGCGCGCTCGGCCACAGCGCCAGGAAGGAGGCAGGCGGCCAGTAGCGCAAGAGCCATCTGGAACAGGGCGAAGGCGGATTCAGGAACGGTCAGCCCTTCACGCAGCGAACTTAGATTGGCGAGGAACAGGTTGGCGCCGCCACCCAGCCAAGTGGTTCCGGGTGCGTAGGACAAGCTGTATCCAGCGATCGCCCATGCCAGCGATGCCCCCGCAGCAACGGCAATGCCCTGCAAGGCTGTGGAAAGGGCGCTGCGCACATTGACCAGCCCCGCATGGCGCAGCAGCAGGCCCGGTAGAGCGGCAAACAGGATCAGCAGTGCACATATGATCATCCAGCCGGTGTCGCCGCTGTCCGCGACGGGAACCTGCGCGTTCGCGGTTTGAGGCGCGGCCAAAAAAAGGAAGAGCAGGAGGCAACGGGCGAACATGAGGCAATCCGGCTGTTTCAGATTGCCTTGATGCTAGCGGGCGCGCGGTAAAGACTTTGATAAGGAAGGCGGGGAGAACCAGGATGCACGCGAACAGATTGCGCGACTAATAGTTTTCACCGCCACAGGATATGCGGCCGGTGCCGCGATTATCGACCTGACAGGCGGCTTTGCCCATTATCGTCACGTCGCCGGAGCCGGAGGCCGATATTTCAGCTGTCACCTCTGCCGTTACCATGACATTTCCCGGGCCGTCATTGCTGACCGTCGCCTGCCGAACACGCAGGCTCTCGGCCTCGACCGCTCCCGGGCCGTTTAACCGCAGCGATGCCGTCGCCGCCCTGCCTGCCAGCGTAGCCCGGCCTGCACCCGCAAGGCCAAGGTTCAGTTGATCGACATCGACCGCAGCGACACTGACGTCGCCGTTGCCGCCCAGTATGATGTCCCCGCGCAACCCCTTCATCCGATTGACGGACACGGAGCCGCCGCCCGTCAGCACCAGCCTTGCCAGCGAGCCGGTGGACAGTCGCAACGTGGCGCGACCGCCTGTCTTTTCACCCGGTTGGGGGCGGCCCAAGCGAACGGTCAGTAGGCGTCCAGACACCTCCACCTTGAGACGGTCGAGCAGTGACTGATCGCCCTCTGCACGCGCGGAGGGGCCTGCGCCCGTGGTGATGATCACTTCGACCGGAGCATCGACGCGGATCGCATCGAAGCTGGTGATAGTATAGCCATGCGTTGCCGCTGCCGCAGGAGCCGAGGACGCGAGTGCAAAGGGAGCAAGCGACCATAGGCATATCCTTTGTTCGCCCGTCATGACCCGGCCTTTCTTGAAAACTTTCCCTGTCAGGGTGATAGCGTGGCCTGCGCAGGCGGCAAGTGCCGATGACGGCTCGTTTCTGCTTACCGGCCGGGTGGCAGGCAAGGCGGGCGAATATCTGTCATTCGCCCTTTGATGACGCGAGCCAGCCTTGCGCCCTGATTATCAGGCTGAGAAGCCGTCAGCCTGATAATCAGAAGTCGTCAAGATAGGAGAGAGGTATTCAGGCGAGGCCCACTTCCTTGAGCGGCACGGAGGCGTCGGCGAGCTGTGCCTGGTCGAGTAGCGCGCCCGAGACCACATGGGCGCGGCCCTGCACATAATCCTTGACCGCATTGACGCAATCAAGGGCGATCAGCTTGCCCGCCTTCATATAAAGGACCGAGAAGCTGCGCGTTGCGGGATCGCCGCGCAAAATGGTGTGGTCATGGCCTATCGACAGCCCGACCGTCTGCAGCTTCAGATCATATTGGTTCGACCAGAACCACGGCACGGCGTCATATGCTTCTTCCTTGCCCAGGATATGCTGCACCGCCGTTTTCGCCTGATCATTGGCGTTCTGGACCGATTCGAGCCGGATCTGTGCGCCGCGGGCGAAGCGATTGGCATGAGACGCGCAATCACCGACAGCATAGATGTCGGGCAGGCTGGTGCGGCAATATTCATCGACATCGACGCCATTGCCACCTGCGGCGCCCGCCGCGATCAGCGGACCGGTTTCGGGGATGATGCCGATGCCGACGATAACCATGTCGGTTTCGATCCGCTCACCATCCTGCATCAACACGGCGGTAGCCTTGCCGTCTGTCACCTCGATGCAGTCCATCTTCGCGCCAGTACGCAGATCAACCCCATGCGCGCGGTGCTCGGCCTCGTAGAAGCGGGACAGTTCTTCCCCCGCGACGCGTGCGAGAACGCGGTCCAGCGCCTCAAGCAGCACGACCTTCTTGCCAAACTTGCTGAGGACAGCCGCTGCTTCCAGTCCAATATAGCCGCCGCCGATCACCGTGACATGGTTGATCCGGTCAAGCTTCGCCATCATCGCATCGACATCGTCGCGGCGGCGCACGGCGTGGACATTTTCAGCGTCGGCACCATTGCAGGTCAGCATCCGGGGGCTGCCGCCGGTGCACCAGATGAGTTTGTCATAGCCAATTTGTTCGCCGCCGGCGGTGACGGTCTTGGCCACAGGATCGATGGCCTTGACCCGACGGCCGAGCAGCATGTCGATTTTTCGGTCGTCCCAAAAGCTGGCTGGTCGGATCAGGATGCGTTCGAAGCTCTTTTCGCCCGCAAAATACTCCTTGGACAACGGCGGCCGCTCATAAGGTGGGTCTTTTTCATCGCCGATCATGGCGACCGAACCTTCAAAGCCCAATTGACGAAGCGCAATGGCTGCCTGCGCGCCGGCGTGCCCCGCGCCAACGATCAAAACGTCATAATGGCTCATCGGCCAGCAATCCCCTCAATCCATGTTGCTGCCGTCATTGGCGCGCTTTCCAGGGGCTGACAAGGGGCAGGGCGGAGATTCGCCCTAAAGGCCAGCGATATTAATTTCATGGGTCGCGCCTTCGCCCCATGGCGTCACCGCCTAAGTCTGTGGCATAGGCATTGCGCGGACTGGGGACTTTCTGCCTGATGGCTGGCAATGACGTAAGTACGAGTACTGACGCCCGTGGTGAGCATGGCTCGTTACCTTCGCTGGCGTTTGGCGCCTTGGGGGTGGTGTTCGGCGACATCGGCACGTCCCCGCTTTATGCACTGAAGGAAAGTTTCGTCGGCCATCATCCATTGGCTGTCGATCCCGTTCACATCTATGGTGTTCTATCGTTGATCTTCTGGACCATGATGCTGGTCGTGACGGTCAAATATGTGTTCATCGTCATGCGCGCAGACAATAGCGGCGAAGGCGGCAGCATGGCCCTGCTGGCGCTGATCGGACGCCGGATGGGAGAGACGCGCTGGACGCCAGCCGTTGCGGTGCTGGGCGTGCTGGCTACGGCGCTGTTCTATGGCGATGCCATTATCACGCCCGCAATCTCGGTGCTGTCGGCGGTAGAGGGGTTGACGGTCGTGCAGGCGGGGTTGACTCCTCTGGTCCTGCCCGTCGCGATCGTGATCCTGATCGCGCTCTTCGTGATCCAGAGCTTCGGCACGGCAAGGGTCGGCGCGTTGTTCGGCCCCGTTATGGCGGTTTATTTCCTGGTGCTCGCGATATTGGGCATAGCCAATATTATCCGGCATCCAGAGATCATCCTGATCATCAACCCATGGTGGGCGCTGCATTTCTTCCAGATCGATCCCAAGCTTGCCTTCCTGGCGCTTGGATCGGTGGTGCTTGCGGTGACGGGGGCAGAGGCGCTTTACGCCGACATGGGGCATTTCGGGCGTAGGGCGATCAGCATCGCCTGGCTATATGCGGCGCTACCCTGCCTGATGCTGAATTATCTAGGGCAAGGCGCGCTGTTGCTGGATCAACCGGAGGCTGCCCAGAACCCCTTCTTCCTCTTGGCCCCGGAATGGGCGCGGTTGCCGTTGGTGATTCTGGCGACGCTGGCGACGGTGATCGCCAGTCAGGCGGTCATTTCGGGTGCCTTTTCCGTGACGCGCCAAGCTGTGCAGCTGGGATTCCTGCCGCGCTTGCGCATCCTGCACACAAGTGCGTCGGCCGCTGGGCAAGTCTATATGCCTCTGATCAACTGGACATTGTTGGTTCTCGTCATCCTGCTCGTTCTGGGCTTTGGCAGTTCCAGCAACCTGGCAGCTGCCTACGGTATCGCGGTCACCGGCACGATGCTGATTACGACCTGTATGATGGGCGTACTGACCTTTAGCGTATGGCGCTGGAACCCGTTTCTGGCGGGTGCTGTAACCGGCCTGTTCCTTGTAATCGATGGCGCCTATTTCCTGTCGAACGCCACCAAGATTCCCGATGGCGGTTGGTTCCCGCTGTTGGTGGCGGCGGTATGCTTCCTGATCCTGACAACCTGGGCGACGGGACGGCGGATCATGCGCAACTATCTGCGCGACGACGCGATGGATCTGGAGCTGTTCATCAAATCGGCAGGCGCTTCGCTGAAACGGGTGCCGGGGACGGCCATTTTTCTGTCATCGACGACGGAGGGCGTCCCTCCTGCCTTGCTCCACAATGTGAAGCACAACCGCATCCTGCACGAACGCAATATCATTCTGACGGTGCGGACAGAAGACGTACCGCATCTGCCTTTTGAAGGGCGCACGAGCGCGGAAGCTTATGGGGTAGGCTTTTATCGCCTGATTCTGCGTCATGGTTTCATGGAGAGTGTCGATGTCCCGGCAGCCATGAAAGCAGTCCATGATTGTGGCGGACCGATTAGTGTTGCCGACACCAGCTATTTTCTTAGCCGTGAGACGCTCGTTCCGTCTTCGCGGCCCGGGATGGCGATCTGGCGCGAGCGGCTCTTTGCCTGGATGGTGCGAAACGCAGAAAGCCCAATGGCCTTCTTCAAGCTGCCGACTAACCGGGTGGTCGAGCTGGGCTCGCAACTGGAAATCTGAAACCTGCGTAACGCTGGAATCCGCGCATAGATGGGGCAGTTTTCGAGTTTTCCATTATCAGAAAGATAGCGATGTGGACGCTGCTGGTCGCTGCTGGCTTCGTCGCGGTATCGGTAGTGTTGAATTGGCAATCCTATGCCGAGCCTGCACATCAGGCCATCTTCCTGGGGGCGCTGAAATGGACCCTGAAGCTCGAGGGGCCGCGTTGCGTTAGCTGATCGCAGGTAGAGAGAGGATTACATCGCCGCTGCGGATGGCTGTCCCAGTCATGGATGTAAAATGGTAGCGGAGGAGGGACTTGAACCCCCGACACGCGGATTATGATTCCGCTGCTCTAACCAGCTGAGCTACTCCGCCCCATGGGCTGCGCTGGAACGTCGTTCCCTGCGGTGGGCGCGCTATAAGCAGAGCAGTTGGTGGGGTCAACGGGGTTTGGCAGGTCGCGCACAAAATCTCTTTCCATGCTCGGGGTAGCTCCATCGCCGAAAAAGATGGCACCGTCGGGGCGGCGATCGTCATTTGCGCTTGCAATCATTCCGTCACATTGCACTATGCTGCAATGCACAACCGGGGATCGTCCCCGAGGGAGGATTGACGCTTTGCCCTTCCAGGAAATGTTTGAGCCCGATGGTTCGATACGCCCTTGCTACGCGGAAGTGCAGAATTGGGTAGAGCGGACTGGCATTGCCGGGCTTAACCGTCGATTGGATGAAGCTGAGGCGATTTTCCGCAGGATCGGGATAACCTTCGCCGTCTATGGCGAGGGTGGGGACCCAGAGCGGTTGATCCCGTTCGACCTCCTGCCACGCATCTTCACCGCGCAGGAGTGGCGTGTGCTTGATCGGGGCATTCGCCAGCGGGCGCGGGCATTGAATGCGTTTTTGCACGATGTCTATCACCGGGGCGAAATCGTGAAAGCGGGGATCATGCCTGCCGACATTATCTATCAGAATAGCGCATATCTCGCTGAAATGGCGAACTTTTCGCCGCCTGGAAAAGTTTACAGCCACATTGTCGGCATCGATATTGTCCGGACGGGACCGTCACGCTTCGAGGTGCTGGAGGATAATTGCCGCACTCCCTCGGGTGTTTCCTACATGCTCGAGAATCGAGAGATCATGACGCGCATGTTTCCCGAGCTGTTTGGTCAGGGGCTGGTGGCGCCGGTGGACGATTATCCCGCCGAACTGCTCAAGAGTCTGAAGGAGGTTGCACCTCCCGCGTGCAAGGGCGATCCGGTGGTCGTGCTGCTCACACCAGGATCGCTTAACAGCGCCTATTATGAGCATAGCTTCCTAGCCGACCTGATGGGCATCGAACTGGTCGAGCCGGCGGACCTGTTCGTCGATGATGAGCGCGTCTGGATGAAGACGACGCTCGGTCCCAAGCAGGTGGACGTTATTTATCGGCGGATCGACGACGAATATCTCGATCCACTGGTGTTTCGTCCAGACAGTATGCTCGGCATTCCAGGTATTTTTAACGTCTATCGCCGCGGCGGGGTGACGCTGGCCTCGGCTCCTGGTGCCGGGATTGCGGACGACAAGGCGGTCTATATCTATGTGCCCGAAATGATCCGCTTCTATTTGGGCGAGCAGCCGATCCTGGACAATATCCAGACGTGGCAATGCAGCAAGCCCGACGAATGCGCCTATGTGCTGGAGCATCTGCACGAACTGGTCGCAAAGGAGGTTCACGGGTCTGGCGGCTATGGAATGCTGATCGGTCCTAAATCCACCAAGGATGAGATCGCCGCTTATGCGGAGCGCATCCGGGCCAATCCGGGCGAGTTCATCGCGCAGCCGACCTTGGACCTTTCGACCGTCCCAACGCTGGGGCCGGCGACGGTCGTTGGGCGGCATGCAGATTTCCGACCTTATTGCCTCGTCGGCAAGCAGATCCGACTGGTGCCCGGCGGCCTCACCCGTGTCGCGCTGACCGAAGGATCGCTGGTGGTGAACTCCAGTCAGGGCGGGGGGGTGAAGGATACGTGGGTGTTGCAGGATTGATCGACATGAATAGCGCGCGCACTTCGGTATCGTCCCAGCGTGCTCCGGGCCGAACGGCGGAGAGGAACGGCGCATGCTGAGCCGTACAGCGGAAAATCTGTTCTGGATGGCGCGCTACATGGAACGAGCAGAGGCTACCGCGCGCCTGCTGACCATGGGGCAGCGCATGGCGATCCTGCCCGGCGCGCACCATCGGGACGAATGGCGATCGGTGGTACGGGCAACAGGCAACGGTGGCAGCTTTCCCGAAGGCGTGCAGGTGACGGAGAGCGACGCTGTTTCCTACCTGATGCTGGATCCGGACAATGCCAGTTCGATTCGATCCTGTCTGCTCAAGGCCCGCGCGAACGCGAAGTCGGCACGCACCATGCTGACGCAGGATATGTGGGAGGCGCTGAACGAAGGCTGGCGCAAGCTGGACAGTTATGACGTTGGAGAAGCGCGGCAGCAGCTTCCGGCCCTGATCGACTGGGTAAAAACGCGTGTCATGACATTTCGCGGAGCCGCGCATTCCGGGCAGTTGCGCAATGAGGGGCACGACTTCCTGCGCGCCGGGTCGGCGCTTGAGCGGGCGCAGATGACGCTGCGGCTTTTGGACGTCAAATATTATGTGCTGCTGCCAGAGACTGAGGTTATCGGCGGCAATCGGGACCATTATCAATGGACGTCGGTGCTGTACGCACTATCGGGAGCGCGGGCCTATCATCACGTGTATGGCGGCACCTACACGCCTTGGCAGATCACCGACTTCCTGATGCTGAACCGTCTTTTCCCCCGCAGCATCGCTTATTGCTATGATCAACTCGACTATCGCCTGAATCGGCTCGCGGGGTGGCACAATAGCCGCGGGACCTGTCACGAAACGGTGCGGCAGATGGTCGCCCACATCGAGCAACTCGACAGTGGTGAGATTTTCCGTGTTGGTCTGCATGAAACGGTGCAGAGCGGATTGCAGATGACCAATAAGCTGGGCGCTGAGATCGCCCAAACCTACCATTTCGGATGAAAGGGGCAGGCACACCGTGAAATTGCTGGTCCGCCACCAGACCATGTATCGCTATTCAGCGACGGCTGGGCGCGTGGCGATGCGGCTGAAGCTCATGCCAACCGATACGCGCTCGCAGAAGGTGCTGGAATGGCAGGTGAGCGTAAATGGTGAACCCGTGGATGGTTTTCGCGCCAACAGCTTTGGCGAGATGGAGGCAGTCTGGATCCGGCACGATCGGTTGGATAACGCCGTTATCGTGGCGGAAGGGCTGGTTGAAACCTGCGACACTAACGGCGTGCTCGGTTGGACAACCGGGGGCGTGCCGCATGCCTATTTTCTGCGTGAAACCCGGCTGACCCGCATGTCCGATGCGATCCGGGACATGGCCCTGTCTTTGCCCGATACAGGCGGCGCGCTGGCGCGTCTCCATTCTCTATCGGCGGCGGTCAGCGACGCGGTGGCCTATCGCAGCGGAGTCACGACGGCCAACACCACGGCGGCGGAGGCTTTCGCGCTGGGAGCGGGCGTATGCCAAGACCATGCGCAAATCTTCATAGCGGGCGCGCGCGCGCTGGGCATGGCGGCGCGCTATGTCACGGGCTATCTGCTGGCTGAAGGCGGCGTCGCATTGCATGAAACCCATGCGTGGGTTGAGGCATTGGTGCCTGATCTGGGCTGGGTCGGTTTCGACCCGTCCAATCGGGTCTGCGTGACTGAACGCTATTTGCGTCTGGCGTCAGGCCTGGACGCCGATGCCGCGGCGCCAATCCGTGGATCGGTAACGGTGGCGGGCGATATCTGGATTGACGCGGACGTCCGGATCGCGCAGGCGGAGGAAGGGGTGGAAGAAAGGCAGTTGCAAAGGCAGCAGCAACAAAGCCTTCAGCCATCCATCCCGCAGGGTTGAACGGATATAGGAGCCCGTTGGGCAATGACCTATTGTGTGGCGGTGCGAGTAGACCGGGGACTGGTCATGCTGTCGGACACCCGCACGAATGCGGGCATGGACAATATCGCGCGCTTTCGGAAAAGTTTTACCTACAGCGTGCCGGGCGAACGCGCGTTGGTCCTGATGTGTTCGGGCAA is a window of Sphingobium sp. MI1205 DNA encoding:
- a CDS encoding glycosyltransferase is translated as MGTAVGIFAYQEERRIGVCLSSLPLDRPDTIYHVLVNGSTDATAAQARSAADGRSNVLVHDIAAGGKSRTWNHFVHDLLIGNDQAVIFLDGDAEIAPGSIDSLVRTLERKGVNAASAMPLNGRLASRYRDMLREEGGLFGDLYALSGDFVNRVRARGLRLPEDLIGDDGLVAAWAHTDLSTDAAWERKRIATCEDAGFFCEPVRLASPLTWKMQYCRMINYSVRFFQNRIVSDIMGRDGPGGLPHELRVLYPSWLPRFAPRPGPTGLFDRKALARMRQAI
- a CDS encoding head GIN domain-containing protein encodes the protein MTGEQRICLWSLAPFALASSAPAAAATHGYTITSFDAIRVDAPVEVIITTGAGPSARAEGDQSLLDRLKVEVSGRLLTVRLGRPQPGEKTGGRATLRLSTGSLARLVLTGGGSVSVNRMKGLRGDIILGGNGDVSVAAVDVDQLNLGLAGAGRATLAGRAATASLRLNGPGAVEAESLRVRQATVSNDGPGNVMVTAEVTAEISASGSGDVTIMGKAACQVDNRGTGRISCGGENY
- the cyoA gene encoding ubiquinol oxidase subunit II — its product is MTARLAPVPAAFLRRFAPFLLLPLGACDWVVMSPSGDVAMQQRDLIVISTLLMLLIILPVMAMTIWFAWRYREKAQAKDYDPDWDHSTSLELLIWSAPLLIIIALGAITWTSTHLLDPYRPIERLDADRKVEPSAKRLQVEVVALDWKWLFIYPELGIATVNELAAPIDQPIEFKITSSTLMNSFFVPALAGQIYAMPGMQTVLHAVANKPGNFEGFSANYSGAGFSNMRFRFKAMDQAGFENWVAKVKASGAKLDRATYVKLEQPSEKVPPMYFAGVEPKLFHAALNMCAQTGKRCMDEVMMTDIMGGAGKESARDTQGLRHDGTIDVGGYHPVEPGKKGEIAQPAGMTPAAEKTPAAQGNEAPGQKDADHAGHHGHGI
- a CDS encoding MFS transporter; its protein translation is MNAATTTPSSTSLERDARLVTARDHKVAPGEIAIGVIIGRTSEFFDFFVYAIASCIVFPAHVFPNLSPLAGTLWSFAIFALAFITRPIGSFIFMAVDRAHGRGVKLTIALFLLGGSTAFIAFLPGYETIGIWSAVLLAVFRAGQGIALGGTWDGLASLLSLNAPQNKRGWYAMMPQLGAPMALVVASGLFAFFLSVLSRADFLDWGWRYPFFVAFAINVVALFARLRIVVTHEFERLFEARELQPSPVLETVRSEGRNIVIGAFAPLASFALFHMVSVFPLSWIALYTKQPLERFLVIEAIGASVGILAIVVSGFVADMVGRRKLLAWSALGIGIFSIAAPLLLNGGELAEIAFMILGFMLLGLSFGQSSGVVASNFSTATRYTGSALTSDLAWLVGAGFAPLVALALSVTFGLAASGVYLLSGAIVTGLALFINKELAGKDR
- a CDS encoding NAD(P)/FAD-dependent oxidoreductase, giving the protein MSHYDVLIVGAGHAGAQAAIALRQLGFEGSVAMIGDEKDPPYERPPLSKEYFAGEKSFERILIRPASFWDDRKIDMLLGRRVKAIDPVAKTVTAGGEQIGYDKLIWCTGGSPRMLTCNGADAENVHAVRRRDDVDAMMAKLDRINHVTVIGGGYIGLEAAAVLSKFGKKVVLLEALDRVLARVAGEELSRFYEAEHRAHGVDLRTGAKMDCIEVTDGKATAVLMQDGERIETDMVIVGIGIIPETGPLIAAGAAGGNGVDVDEYCRTSLPDIYAVGDCASHANRFARGAQIRLESVQNANDQAKTAVQHILGKEEAYDAVPWFWSNQYDLKLQTVGLSIGHDHTILRGDPATRSFSVLYMKAGKLIALDCVNAVKDYVQGRAHVVSGALLDQAQLADASVPLKEVGLA
- a CDS encoding ammonium transporter, which gives rise to MFARCLLLFLFLAAPQTANAQVPVADSGDTGWMIICALLILFAALPGLLLRHAGLVNVRSALSTALQGIAVAAGASLAWAIAGYSLSYAPGTTWLGGGANLFLANLSSLREGLTVPESAFALFQMALALLAACLLPGAVAERARFGWIAGLAPLWLLIVYAPVVHAVWGGGWLADLGVMDFAGSLVVHTSAGFSALALSVILGRRRTPGTVSHAPLLSLAGGALVWIGWAGVVGGWALGATDSAATAILNMHFAACTGALTWMLIDRVATGRVSPRGAFAGALAGLVAISASAPLIGTGGAMLIGAISALLCRAGKAMLANRIDDPADVFLLHGVGGLIGTLLLPLFVQPLLGGVGYEGDISISAAMLSQLSGVAIVALWSMAGTAIAALLLSVMLPMRISAQQAASGLDQIDHGQQGWDFR